Part of the Aureitalea marina genome, CAGCGGTATGTTCGAGATCCTGGAATCTCAGAAGACCGAGGCCAATATTCAATTCTGCAAATTCATTGATAAGCATTATCCAGATTGGTTTGGTTCCAATGCCGATGCACCTGTGATGTCCCATACCTTATTTAAGGAATGGATCGTACCCCAGCTTCAAAAGGGAAGTCCAACGTTGTTGATCGTGGTGGACAATTTAAGGTATGACCAGTGGAAGGCCTTTGAGCCCTTTTTGACCAATGCCTATCAAAAGCGGGAAGAAGAAATGTTCTGCAGTATTCTCCCTACCGCCACTCAATATGCCCGAAATGCCATTTTTTCTGGATTGATGCCCAGTGAAATGGAACGACTGCACCCGAAGTTATGGCTCAATGATACAGATGGAGGAGGCAAGAATATGTATGAAGCCCAATTCCTGGAAGCGCAGCTAAACCGATTGGGTCTCAATTTAAATTGGTCCTATCACAAAATATCCAGTTTAAGACAAGGTAAAAAACTAGCAGAGAGCTTTAAGTCTCATAAACAAGAGGATCTGACGGTAGTGGTGTATAACTTTGTGGATATGCTGTCTCACTCCAAAACCGAAATGGAGGTGATCAAAGAACTGGCCTCTACCGACAAGTCATATCGATCCTTAACTCAAAGTTGGTTCAAGAACTCTCCGTTGATGGACATCATCATGCAGGCGGCTCAGCTCGGATTCCGGTTGATCCTGACTACAGATCACGGTACCATCAATGTCAAACAACCATCCAAGGTGATCGGCGACAAGAACACCAGTCTCAATCTGCGCTACAAGACAGGTAAGAGTCTTACCTATGAGGGTAAGGATGTTCTCGCGGCTAAAAATCCAAAATCCATCCATCTTCCTTCCATTAACATGAGTAGCTCCTATATTTTTGCCAAGGGAGATCTCTTCTTCGCCTATCCAAATAACTACAATCATTATGTCAGTTATTACCGCAATACCTACCAACACGGTGGTGTTTCTTTGGAAGAAATGATCATTCCATTCGCTGTATTGGATCCTAGATAGTTTTTTTGTAAGTATTTACGCATCCTAATGCTTTTTGTCGATTTTTTCGACTTCTAATCGATTTTTTTATATATTTGTTCAGAGGCCTAGCATATGAAGTACACCTATACGCTGAAAGACCTTCCAGATTTGGCCAGGAAAATACTTTCAGAAATTACCTACAAGAACCTGCTTTTTTACGGGGAAATGGGTACGGGTAAAACCACACTGATCAAAGAATTGGCCAGGAAGCTAGGAGTCGAAGAAGAGTTAAGCAGTCCGACGTTCGCCATCGTAAATGAGCATAAAACTGACGACGGACCACTTTATCACTTCGACTTTTATCGTATAGGTGACGTAAGTGAAGCCTTAGACATAGGAATGGAAGAGTACTTGGAATCAGGCGATTGGAACATGATCGAATGGCCGGAGCGGATAGAAAGCCTGATAGAACCTCCTTATGTTAGAATGGAAATAACAACCAACGATAACGGAAGTAGAACATTAAAGATGTTGTCAGTGAACTAGAATTGTAATGAGATTCCCCAATAGGATCCGCATTTTGTAAGCCCCCTTATCTATCGGAAATTTGGTCGGATAGTTTGAGTATAGGGTAAACTATACAAAATACGGCTAACAATTTTGATATACTTGTTTTTTTTCGTAATAGGTTTGTAATAATAACCTCACAAACAAACAAGTATTATGAAACTATCAAAGTACCTATTTATCGTTGCGATTCTTGGAGCGACCTTCTGCATGTCTTGCACACCGGAGAGTATCGAAGATGAACAAACCGAACAACAAGTCGACAAAGACAAAGTCAAACCACCAGTTTACGGCTAGTAAATCGTTAGCATTAGGGGGATAATCGTATTAATGATAGCGATATCACCCTTTTTGTTCTATTCATACAAGAGTTTCCCGGAAACACAAATCTGGGAGACTCCTTTTTTTACTCTATCTACGAGCTTTGCTGATTGGTTTACCTATGCTTGGTTTCTGGTGGGTAAATTGGTTCCCTTATATCTTCTTTTCATTTGGTTCTTTACGTGCAAGCACTGGTGGCACTGGATCATTCTTGCTCCTATTACAATGTATAGTTTCCAACTTTGGGGATTAATACGAGAAAGTGGAGGCCACTATGACGTGGATGAAATTTTTTATTTGATCCCTTTGATGGCCATCCTAATCCCCGCTGTTTATCTTATCAGAGCAAAACTGTTCTCCAAAATTAGAGGAAATGATTTACAAAGTTTCGAAGAAGAATTGGGTACTCAAAAAAACATGTGGGGACAACTTAAAGACCTCTTCCAGTAATAGTTCTTTTGCTTTTATTCCTTAACTTGTAGTTGTCAAGCCCAGGCCAGTGGAACAACAACGCTCTCCTTTTACCAAAGCTCAGCTCTTACCCCAGGAGGAAACCCTGGAGATCAGCCGTCAGAAAGGCCGTTTGCTGATCGGGCTGCCCAAAGAAAATCACTTCCAGGAAAAACGGATCTGCCTAACCCCAGACGCCGTAGCTGCTATTGTAGCGAATGGTCACGGTGTACTGATAGAAAGCGGAGCCGGAGCCAATGCGGGTTTTAGCGACCAAGAGTATAGCGAGAACGGGGCCGAGGTTACCCAAGACACCCAAAAGGTCTTTGACTGCCCCATGCTGCTGAAAGTAGAACCCCCTACCCTGGAGGAACTGGAGCGTATTCAGCCCAACACCGTCCTTATTTCGGCACTGCAACTAAAAACGCAGAACAGGGACTATTTCGAAACCCTGGCCGACAAAAAAATTACAGCACTGGGCTTTGAGTTCATACAAGATGAAGATGGGAGTTTTCCCGCAGTAAAAGCCCTCAGCGAATTGGCCGGAACGGCATCTGTGCTGATCGCCGCCGAGCTTATGGCCAACGACCCGGCCGGTAACGGTCTCCTGTTTGGAAATATCGGTGGCGTTCCCCCGTAGAGGTAGTTGTTATTGGCGCTGGCACCGTCGGTGAATTTGCTGTACGCTCCGCCTTAGGACTTGGGGCTAATGTCAGGGTATTCGACAGCTCCATCACCAAATTGAGGAAGTTGCAAACCAAGGTTGGCTTCCCCTTATACACTTCGACCATTCAGCCCAAGAATCTTTTTAAAGCACTACGGCGATGTGATGTGGCCATTGGGGCCGTGAGAGGAAAGAACAGATCACCTATTATTGTCACGGAAGAAATGGTGATGTCCATGAAAAAGGGCGCCATAGTCATTGATGTAAGTGTGGATATGGGAGGTTGCTTTGAAACCACCGTCATCACCACTCACGACCAACCAACCATGGTCAACCACGAGGTCATCCATTATGGGGTTCCCAACATTCCTGCTCGCTATCCCCGGTCAGCCTCGGTCTCCTTGAGCAACATCTTCACCCCCTATCTATTGGATATCGGGGAGTGCGGAGGGCTGGAAGAGGCTATTCGTTTCGAACCTGGCCTAAAGAATGGACTCTATATGTACCGCGGAATATTGACCCACAAGGCTGTAGCCGAGTGGTTCGATCTGCCCTATCGGGACATCAACCTGCTTATATTTTGAGATGAAACTGATCCATAGACTGGCCTATTTTGGCGGGGGTTTTCTCATTGGTATGATCCTGCTTCTCTTTTTCCTGGGAGGCAAGCGCGCTTCTTGCGATTACGGCCCAACAGCACGTACCTTAAAGAATATCCGGACTAAGAAATTGGTGGTAGATTCTGCCAGCTTATTGACTCTGAGGCAAATGCATATGGATACCTCGGACGTAGGCCATGTTCTCAAAACTGGAGATGTAGATTTCTCCAAAAGCCAGACTAGCCTGGACAGCTGCAGGATCTATTGGGTCAGTGGCAACTCCCGCGAACAGTTGATACAATTTAAAGTAGAGAATTGCAGTGAAGAGGCCCGGGTCTTTAATCTGCAAGCGGTTCTGCAGGATTAGGAGTCGTCTTAAGTTCGTCCTTTTCCAATTTCTTGATGTAATACGAGGGATAGATTCCGAAATTTCGGTAAAAGGCTTTAGAAAAGGATTCTGCCCGATTAAAGCCGGACTCGCCAGCGACCGCTCGAATGGTATATCTCTGGAACATCCTATCCTCACGCAGCCTGTCAAAGGCGTACTGTGTTCTAAGTGAGTTGATATACTGTGAAAAGTTCTTTCCCTTATTCAGGTTAATCACCGAAGACAAATACTTGGCATTGGTGCCGAAGGAACGGGCTATACTGTTTAAGGAGATGTCCGCGGACAAATAGGCTTTCTTGCGTTCAAACTGTTCCAATCGGTCCAGAATTTCCCGTATCACCTCATCGGATATTTCCTGCCTTCTCATCTTTGATTTTCTGGCTGTAGGGCCCGAATTACTCTTCAAGCTCTCGTATCGTTTGCGATAAAGGACATGTTTGCGATAGTAATATACGAGGGCCCAGCAACTCAGCAAGACGAAGCCAAACAAAACCCCGATCTTGATCCCATTGACGCGCTTGTTCCGATTTAAACGAGCCAATAATTCCTGTTTTTGAGCAATCAATTCGTTCGTTTCCAGCTCCTTGATCAACTCAGGCTCAAAATACTGATAGTTAACCCTCATAATACTGTCGAAAGTGATCAGTCTACTCAAATATTTCATCTGGCTCTTATCATCATCAATTGATCTGTAATACCCAAGAAGTGTATCAAACAACTCCCGTTTATACGGTTGAATTCTAATTTTTTCGGTCGAGAAGATTGAATCGGCCTTAAGCATCATCGTTAATCCAGATTCGTAATTATTAAGCATTTTGGTTCTAGATAATCCGGCAATCATATATGCGTTAAATAAACTTGAGGACATATAAATACCCGTCCCACCACTTATTATGCTATCACCAATTCGTATTGATTCCTTATAATTCTCTGCTATATACTCTAATTCCATTTGAAACTCGATTACCCAATTTCGATGATAATCAAGGTGTTCACCTTTATAATTTTCCAATAACTTTAATGCTTCTTTTAAATAGACGCGAGCAGAGTCTAACCTCCTCATATTGTAATAGATGAATGCATAATTTTCGGAACTTACTATAAAATCGTTCAAGAGTATTTCTTCTACATCAAATTCAACTCCGATTCGATTCGCAGACCTAAGTTTCTCGATATAGTTTTTGTCCTGAACTAATTCATCACGACGTTTCTGGAGCTTCAAAGCCTCTATTCTATTGCCCCAAATAGCTTTCTTATAGATTAGTTTATCAAGTAAATACACCTGTTGAAGACTATTTTCATTCTGAATGGAAAGTTTATAAGCTTCCAAATAATTCCTAGTACAATTGACTAAGTCATCACCCAATTGAAAATTATAACCACGCAAAATATAACCAAGTGCCGGATAGGTGATATGGTTTAGATCAGCTGTAAGGGTAATGACGCTATCAGCAAATTGAATATTCCGCTCCAGCGAGAATATACGTGCCAATCGATCATAGCCCCTGGCCATCTTAATGGTGTCTTTCTCTTTCCTGGCCCTATCCAGGTAGATGCGGGCAACACGCTCGGCAGCCAGGCTGTCCTGTATAACCTCATCGAACATGGTCAGGAGTTGTTCGTCAGATAATTGATCAAGGGATTCCGCTTGTTGCGCATAGGAAAGTTGACACAAACCGGCCAACATCCATAATGATAGGAGGATGGTTCTCATCTTTTACGATTTAGAAAGCAGGTCAGTGTGGTGTGAAGACAGAATAAAACTACGAAGAAACTCTACCGTTTAAACCAAATTCTAGGTGTATGATAATCCACAGAAACTCAACTACCTGTTTATTAGGTAGTTATAACAAAAGTGCCAATCGATATTCAAGAAGTGTCATTTACCTTTCTTGAATACACAGAGCATGACCTTGATTTTCAATCGTATAAGGCTAAGATTTGTGGAGTGAAACCGCCCGGGATCTAATTGAAGTTTAACTGGGGAGTTATTACCATTGGAAGTGTTCCGGGTGGTTTTCTAAATACCCCTCCTCTGCTTTTCCCGTTTTAGCAGATCCAACTCCCGGTTGGTCTGGCCAGCAACAGAAGTATTCTCCTCCGCTCTTCGGATCAAATAAGGCATGACATCCTTAACCGGGCCAAAAGGAATGTATTTGGCCACATTATAGCCCGCTTTGGCCAAATTATAACTGATGTGGTCACTCATCCCAAATAACTGCCCAAACCACACCTGTTTGTCGTTCTCATTCAGTCCCATTTCCTTCATTCTCTCCATGGCCAGATAAGTACTGAGCTCATTGTGTGTACCCAAAAATAGACCGATCTCGGATAGATTGTCCAGTATATAGCGCATCACCTGGTTAAAGTGCTCGTCTGTCTCGGATTTACTGCCACAAATTGGAGTAGGATATCCCTTGGCTTCGGCCCTGTCGTTCTCTTTCTCCATATAAGCCCCTCTGACGATCTTAAAGCCCAGATGATAGTTGTTCTCCCGCGCTCGCTGATGTATCTCCTTCAGATAGGCTAAACGGTCCCAGCGGTAGCACTGAAGCGTATTGTATACAATGGGCTTTTCCTTGTTGTACTTCTGCATCATGGCCTCGCATAGATCGTCGGCTGCCTGTTGCATCCAGGACTCTTCTCCGTCTATCAGCAGGACGACATCACATCGTACAGCCTCCGCACATATGGTATCGTAGCGGGCTACTATCCGCTCCCATTCTGCCTTTTCTTCGGAACTCAGCTCCCCTCCTTCCGAAACCTTCTGCCAAATGGCAAACCGGCCAAAACCGGTTGGTTTAAA contains:
- a CDS encoding response regulator — translated: MRDIKVLWVDDEIDLLKPHIIFLENKNYQVTTAQSGTEALEEIKSERFDIVFLDENMPGLTGLETLSEIKEQEASLPVVMITKSEEEYIMEEAIGAKIADYLIKPVNPNQILLSLKKNLDHSRLVSEKTTSSYQQEFRKIAMELSMVSSFEEWAELYQKLVYWELQLEDIEDSGMFEILESQKTEANIQFCKFIDKHYPDWFGSNADAPVMSHTLFKEWIVPQLQKGSPTLLIVVDNLRYDQWKAFEPFLTNAYQKREEEMFCSILPTATQYARNAIFSGLMPSEMERLHPKLWLNDTDGGGKNMYEAQFLEAQLNRLGLNLNWSYHKISSLRQGKKLAESFKSHKQEDLTVVVYNFVDMLSHSKTEMEVIKELASTDKSYRSLTQSWFKNSPLMDIIMQAAQLGFRLILTTDHGTINVKQPSKVIGDKNTSLNLRYKTGKSLTYEGKDVLAAKNPKSIHLPSINMSSSYIFAKGDLFFAYPNNYNHYVSYYRNTYQHGGVSLEEMIIPFAVLDPR
- the tsaE gene encoding tRNA (adenosine(37)-N6)-threonylcarbamoyltransferase complex ATPase subunit type 1 TsaE, which translates into the protein MKYTYTLKDLPDLARKILSEITYKNLLFYGEMGTGKTTLIKELARKLGVEEELSSPTFAIVNEHKTDDGPLYHFDFYRIGDVSEALDIGMEEYLESGDWNMIEWPERIESLIEPPYVRMEITTNDNGSRTLKMLSVN
- a CDS encoding helix-turn-helix domain-containing protein — translated: MRTILLSLWMLAGLCQLSYAQQAESLDQLSDEQLLTMFDEVIQDSLAAERVARIYLDRARKEKDTIKMARGYDRLARIFSLERNIQFADSVITLTADLNHITYPALGYILRGYNFQLGDDLVNCTRNYLEAYKLSIQNENSLQQVYLLDKLIYKKAIWGNRIEALKLQKRRDELVQDKNYIEKLRSANRIGVEFDVEEILLNDFIVSSENYAFIYYNMRRLDSARVYLKEALKLLENYKGEHLDYHRNWVIEFQMELEYIAENYKESIRIGDSIISGGTGIYMSSSLFNAYMIAGLSRTKMLNNYESGLTMMLKADSIFSTEKIRIQPYKRELFDTLLGYYRSIDDDKSQMKYLSRLITFDSIMRVNYQYFEPELIKELETNELIAQKQELLARLNRNKRVNGIKIGVLFGFVLLSCWALVYYYRKHVLYRKRYESLKSNSGPTARKSKMRRQEISDEVIREILDRLEQFERKKAYLSADISLNSIARSFGTNAKYLSSVINLNKGKNFSQYINSLRTQYAFDRLREDRMFQRYTIRAVAGESGFNRAESFSKAFYRNFGIYPSYYIKKLEKDELKTTPNPAEPLAD
- a CDS encoding proline dehydrogenase family protein — protein: MIPKTLFEDTETAFSLKSDSELERAYFLFKMISKEPLVRIGTSVTKFALNVNLPVEGLIRSTVFDHFCGGVSEDDCASTVEKLAGVDVYSVLDYSVEGKEEEQQFDRTLDKVMELTRHAKDNPNMPFAVFKPTGFGRFAIWQKVSEGGELSSEEKAEWERIVARYDTICAEAVRCDVVLLIDGEESWMQQAADDLCEAMMQKYNKEKPIVYNTLQCYRWDRLAYLKEIHQRARENNYHLGFKIVRGAYMEKENDRAEAKGYPTPICGSKSETDEHFNQVMRYILDNLSEIGLFLGTHNELSTYLAMERMKEMGLNENDKQVWFGQLFGMSDHISYNLAKAGYNVAKYIPFGPVKDVMPYLIRRAEENTSVAGQTNRELDLLKREKQRRGI